In Serinus canaria isolate serCan28SL12 chromosome 4, serCan2020, whole genome shotgun sequence, the sequence CAGTAATgcaaaaatttgattttaaactCAACAATTACAACAATTTGAATTAAAAGGTGAATTTTCAAAACCAAGCCAAGAACATGAACTGATAGTAAGGAGGTCACATCacatttttcttgtgctgaaTACCAAAGTAAAACCAGCCATTGAATTTTTACAATTGTAAACGCAGACTCTTCTTTTGTACCACTTTCTAGTACTCAATCATCCTTCACCATTCAAACCCAGGAATTTTAAGTTGAAACATCCTTTATATGGTTCAGAAGTAGTATGTTTAGTTTCGTGTTTCAAGCAGTGACATGGAGACAGCTAATCATCTGTCAGTTTGTTTTCTGAGCACATCCATAGAGGAGCAGACAGGAGCAGCTGGCCAGCAGGGCTGATACTTGGAAGAATGCATCTTCCTTCCAACAACAGCTTGTTCTTAAACTGGAACAGAATATTAATCACAAAATACATTGTTAGAATAATAATGAGAAagaatactttaaaattatgTTATTGTAACAAGTCTCATCAACTTGAAGGGGAAAGTGACtaacagcagaataaaaatcCCACCCTGAGGAGGAACCCAGTAAGACTGTTCACAGGTATGTTATTAATCTACTTCACGGTGACAGTGATAAGTACTGACTACACAGCAAGCAGGCCACCAGTTTATAAAAGgagctatttttatttccagataccaaaaaaaaaaattctctattACATTAGTGTAAACTACATCTGGCACTTTCATAATCAGTCCTCTGCTGACATATGAAGGATTACAGGATACAGGATATTGAACAGATCCTTCAGTGGGACAGAAATTCTAATTCTAACACATTGGCAAGGGGTGCAGCATGTATTTTTCGTATCTAAGATGAAATTACTTGGTTTTTGTGGTGACTTCAGTAGCTTTATTAAAAGTATTCTATTCAATCCCTAGGAACAAATATAATTCCTGTATTGACAATAATGTAATGAAGTTACATGTGAAGTAGCTAAAAGAAGTTTTTATATACAGGCTCTTATTCCAGCAACTGTATGTGACATATATGTAATCTATCTTTTTTCTTACTTCTCCAGAAAGTTTTAACTGCCACATAGAAATATCTCAGAGCTAAGGGTACAACCAATCTGGTGCTTATGCTCATGCCAGAGAATTAGCACTTCTTACTACCCTTCTGGAAGTGCATGAATCCAAGTGAGGCAAAACCAACCTCCAGGAGCCCCTTTATGTGACTTGAGACTTATTCTTTGGAACATAACTTCCTCTGAAAGTAGTCTCTCTTTAAAAAGCCATgtcccaaaaagaaaaaacaacaccaaacaaaacccccaaaccccacagagtGAAGTAATCTGACTGCAAACACAACTCTTTCTCAGACTGggctaaaagaagaaaataatttaaaaagagcacAAGATGTTTATCAAGCTGATGGGAAAATCCACCCACTTTTAACATATTTAGAACAGTCACAGACTATGTTTGATATTCAGAGTAATGTGAATTACAAAGTTCCAATAAAATGTACACACTCTTCAAAGAAAGATATAAAGTTTAAAAGCTATTACTCAAGTAAATAAAGTGTTAAGACTTCAGAAAGTAGAACTCCAACCTGATAAAACCAGTTTTGGTATTACTTCTGTAATGGTATTACTAATGGTATTACTTCTGTAACAATCCAAGAATCTGTTTCTATGAAGTCTGTCTCCAATATTTTACTCTTTATTAGTGATGACATGTAAGACATTAAAGTAACTGAAGGTAAGTAATTTGGTCTTTTCCAGAAGCTGTTGTTTTGTTGAAAGAACTGATGGATTAAACAGTGcaaaaaatgcagtgttttacATTTTGAACAAAGGGTTAGAAGGGAGGGGTTTtatattctattaaaatatCATACACAGAGCAGTGAAAATTGCAGACACCATCTGAGTTTCCTTCACTCATCTCTTTAACTCTGTTCATCTGACACCCACATTTTCAACACTTCTAACACTTCACATCATCATCAAGTTTGCAGATGTACCTATATCTGGAAATGTGTCTTCATCACTGaacacaaaaccagaatgtAAGGGCCAAgaggttttttaatttctctcatgAACCAAACTGAACTTTTTGGAACTTTTTGGTACAAGCTATGGGTCCATCTGTTGGTATCTGCACACCTACTGGTTTTATAATCTGCCTTCACAGTGCAATACCATTTCTAATGGGTCTAGTAACaatcacagcagctccctgatgACTTTCCATGCCTTCCATTTCTTCCATGAGGGACCATGAGGAACCTCACAGCCATGACAGCATGTCCAAGAGTCATACCACACATCAATGAACGACATTCACTTGAGAGGCTTTTTCAGGATGACTGAAAAGGTGCTTCCAACAGCAGGGAAGAAATGACCTTGCTGGAACAACTCCTCCATACAAATTATTTGCTATGCAAAAATACTTAGGGTTGGAGTCAAACTTTTTATAcagttttaaatacaaaataatttcattccatAAATTTTGGCAGAGTTAGCAATATTCAAGCATTAGAGTGAATGTGATGATTGTGTTCATTCTCCACAACCCAGGGTAAATGTCAGCTCTTGTTATGTACCTAGCAGAATTTACTACCTGCTTCTCAAACCTGCTTTCTGAGAAGTCTGTATTGCAAGATATTAATGcaagaaatcaagaaaatatCAGCTGTTTTTGACAACAGGTGATTAAATGCTCAGGAAGTCATATGGacaccttttttcttcagtaggCAGCATGTTTTTACTATTAAATAGGATGCAGCTCAGTACCTGTCTCAGAGCAAGACACTAATAGCTCATATATTAGACCAAATCCTTTTTGCTTCATCATTTGATAGACTTTTACCTGTTAGCAGACAAAGCTATGATCTTTGCATTCAGTATTAAGAACCAGCTTAATTTTCACACTTAGCCTTACAAATATTGGCTGAACAGCTTGAATACTCACAATTTTCAGTATCTTTCTAAATAAagggaataataataataagaatagAATTATAACAGACTGTTACCTAAAAACTAATGAGTATAAAGCTCAAACTAATTTCCAAACATGACACATCAAGAAACAGGAGATTTAGTTTAAAACTATGAATTCATGTGCTACTATACATggtaaaaaattaattgaagaaatgaaaacagaagtgttttagtaattttcttttgtgcattCTTCAAATTGTAAGGAAtcatcaaataaaataataaatgcagaGATTATTAACATACCTTTCCTTACATATTCAGATGTTTCTTTTAAGGGAAATTAGGTTTCATTTTCCATGGTTAATGCAGGATTGCTCAtgccttaaaaaacaaaaaaaaatagtattcCCACAGGTAAAGGTCTCATTTCatgatttcattatttcagaaaatttatttaatttcattatttcagcaAATAATACAACCATGAATTAACAATCATTTTAATGTCATTACTCTATTACCAAGTCAAGTCCTGCCCCATATCTATTACATAACTTTTCACTAGCTGCAAATAGGTGTCCCCTCTTTTATAAGAAATTGCTGGTCAAATCAGGCCtatcttaaaaaataatcagcacCTACTGGTATCAGCATTCTGCTATCCCTTGGTCAGGTTTAACTGGGAAAGGCACAGCAGCTTGACACATGGAACTTCCTACAagcaggtatttttaaaaagcttcacCAATTTTGGTTCATTAATACAAACCATGTGACTGTGGTCATTGTTACAATACATCCTCCAAAATTAGTTTATACAACACCAATAATTGCAGCATAAGTCAGCTCCTTACCAACTTTGCCCTTGTCAGCCTTTGCAGCAGTTTCTGGCCAAGATGGTGCATCTGTAAGTAGGTGGCTCTGGGAATCACGCAAGGGCTTTGCAGGAAACAGATGGTTCTCACTGTAGCACCAATAAAAAGAACATTAGTGAACTGCAGTAATTTTTCATCATCTTACCATACATTTGTCATATGCAGTATTTTCCTTACCTCACCTTGCTTCTTGTCTGATGAATTGTTACTTTTTTAACATTATATACATTACACTGTGGTTGTCACAAGTGCAAGCACAATCTAAAAGCACAGGGATTTTTAATTTGACAGCTGTGTTATATTAATACATGTACTTCAGCCCCAAATGCACTCTTACCTATATTCTTCTTCACTACAACAAACATGATAAATTGTGGAGAGAACATCTCCAAAATCTCTTTCCTAACATAAGCTACAGAATGCTGGGGTAAGATAAAATGTCAGTAAGCAGCAAGCTGAAATGTCATATATTTCTTTTACGAATAAAAGATTGTCAGTATGATTCTATTATCATTTCTTAACCTCATATTCACTCTACTTATCAAACGTTTCAAAAAGAATGCAATATGAATTTATTCAAAGGAGAATGTGCATACTTTTCACACTTTAAAGAAGCCATGTCCATTAAGGATAAGAATTAATAAAACATGTTCTATTATCAGCAGAAACAACACTTAATATTCAGCTTCCTGTGCTTTGGCCCAAGTGCTATTAGGGATGATTGCCTTATATGGAGCAGCTTTCACCAGACGAGAAAAAGCAGGCATCCCCCAAAAGCCATGCAAGGCAATGGATTTCTATCACAGGCAGTGACTAACCATCTCATATGTATGCATAAAGAATATTGCTGATATGGATTGTTAGGCAGGTGTGAAAAATTCAGGTCCTGGGATGTCACTGAGCAGAGACAAAGCACATCAGGGGAAAATCTCACCCCACCTAATTTccataaatttaaatataaatctGAGGATTACCTGATTTACAGCTTAACTGTTAAAATATGAtttggatttattaaaaggataCTTTTCATTTGCCTATCACTTTTAAGTATATTATACATCATTAGGTTTACGTgtgcacaggaagaaaaagatcaACTATATGAACTGGGTAACAAAAGCAGATTACCTTTTGGATGTTGCATTAAGTCCACCAGGTGTGGAAGCTTGCTCAGGATCCTGATTAACAAGGCAAGTTGGAAAGGAGCAACCATCCCCTAAACTGGAAAATTTGGAATTGGTATCATATGTACAAAATCTCTCaactttgaagaatttttttttatttattactataTATTATTTCAAAAAACTAACCATCCCCCAAACACTCTGCATCCTGATCATTCAacagtttaaataaattaagCATTAGGAACAGCATACCTTGAAAACACAGGCAGCAACCAGTATTTCTTCTCATCACCAAACACCTGCCTTAGGTTTTTGCTGAAGCCCAGACTAAAGCCATTCTTATCTGTTCTGTGACGAAATATGGGAGCTCTGAATacctcttaaaagaaaaagattaatgAGACCTCTTTGCAGGTTACTCTCCCACCAGTACTTAGGCAATTGCACTGCCATTCACCCAAGAGGAAAGGCTGTACTGCCCAAATGACTGAGAAAGAGTGAGAGCACTCTTGGAAGCCAAAGTCAGTGAGTGCTACACAGACACGGTGTGTGCAGAGCAAGTCCAGTGGCTGAGGAAGGGTGGAAGTCTCCTTCACCCTCCTCCCTCATCAAGGCAAGGATGAGTGAGGAACTCAGTTTTTAAGAAGGCATGATATGCTTAGATGAAGATTTCAGTCTGTGACTATACACAGACAGcgttcaggaaagaaaaacataaacaaaGGGTTTCTTACAGGAAAAGTAATGGAATAGAATAAAAAGTTAACCTGCTTTAGTAGTAACACCAGCTTTACACACACACTGGGGTATGAAAACACTGTGTGTTTTTACCACTGCATAAAGAAACGTCTTTGCTCATAGACCCAGATTATTCCCCCTGGCCATCCAACCTAAATTTCTGGAGAAGAGAGCTAAATATAGCTTCAAGTGTTGCAAAGtgcctgaagcagaaaattcATTCACTTTTCACCAAGTGACTGATAGCCATTTAATTCCCTTAATTGGCCATACATAGCAGGCAAGCTCTGTCCTGATGTCCTGACAGTACAGCTCCCACAAACCATGTCAGAACCATGCTGAGGCTGCCCTTCTGCAGTCAAACCTTAGCCAAGAACTGCTGGAAATGACCTTCCACATGCAGTGTGCATTAATTACAATGGGTTTTAAACAAAGGGGGAGGGAAAATGGGGGCACCCTTTTAGATGCCCATATTAGGCTAGGAAAAGAACTCCCAGGATGATTTAAGCACAGTCACACTTAAAGCTATCATGGCTTCATTACcaaattactgcatttttaaggGTTCACATATTATTGAACTATtgttaatataatattataatacataacttattattattattgttattattattattaatattaatattattattaagcTATTTCCCAAAGTAAAATGGGAAAAGACACCCAGATCTTTTCTGAGTAACTTAAGCAAGCAGGACACGTTATATTATCAGTATGggatttcatttgttttgtaaaCACAAAATGTTGAATTAGAAGTGTAATGCATTATGATTACTGCTGAACAAATTTTTTTGCACTAAAATGAAAAGACCAGTTTATCAACAGAacactaatttatttttgttcaaataATCATCTTTAACAAAACTTTTCTCTACTTATACCTAGGTAGAAATTAATACcagtaaaaaatttaaagtCAATGATTTGTTAGAATTCTGAAGAAACTCAAAAAATCCTAGAGGAAATTTTGAAGTAAACAAGCTTTCTTCCATTGATACAGATACctattttcaaagttttctaTTCATCACCAAAATCATCATTAATCATCATTAACAAAtccaaaaccaggaaaaaacaggTCAATTCATTGGCCTACTTTAAATCAGCTTAAGTCAACAGGAAAGCATTTAGAGATTTAGAAATTTTAATGactatttattaattttaatggcATTATTACAGTCCAGCATGCAGAAGAGAACAGGCACTGAAGTCTTCTGGACTTTATTTGTTAAGTTTTTTGATCAGACACACGTGCATTCAAGCATTATGTGTGCGAGCACACAGTAGTCCATCAAACATTTATGAGGAATTTATCttgatttcatttcaatttttttagtTTATACAGTTTCTGTTAACAAACTGTGGGTTGAAAGCAGTGAGAGGAAGAATGTTGATTAATAACTTGGCTCtttgaggaaagagaaagagtCAAAATTTCCAGGGAACAGAAGAACTTGGGAGTCTTCTAACCAAGAAACCAGTGTAGAATTTTGCACTTCCTCCATTACCTCCATGCATATAAGatacatttattatttattttttgctgtcaAACACAGAAGCATTAAATCTACTTACCTAATGTAGATTTATTCTTGCTGACAAGCCAACAGTGATACCCAAAGAGAGAAGACAAACTGACAGAAAACATAGCTGcagcaaagaataaaaacatgATGTGGAACTTGGCTTGAGTATCAGGAAGGccattctgaaaattaaaaaaaaaaaaaaaaaaagccattagAATTGGGGAAATAGCTGTTTCATTTGATTGTTAATATTCCCATATTCAGCCAAATGAAATTCAGCACATAGACAAACACACCACACTACAAGAATATCAAGAAATGGATTATATACCTTCCATGCACAGACAGCCACGCAATTAGGTTGGTGACAAAATCTAAGTTAAAGCAACAGGCCATTTCTTGGGAAACCAAAAATACTGAGAGCAACAATCTGAAATTTAGATCTGAACTTTGAAGTGTCTTTTAGAGAAGAATGATTTGAAAAAAATGGAGGCCATGATTGCATATATAGGCTATACTTCTGTACGTGAAATTAGGAGATACTAGCTTACAATGCAATGccctggaatcacagaatgccttggcttggaagggaccttaacaATCATTTAGTTCCCAACACCCCTCCATGGACACCACCCAGGGGGCACCTTCAGCTCGATCAGGTTCCTCATAGCCCTATCCAGCCTGgtctggaacacttccaggaatgaggGAGGAATCAATAactcctctgggcaacctgttccagtgcctcaccaccctcacagtaaagaattcttTGTAATACCTAATCAATATCTGCCCtctttcagcttaaagccatttcTCCTTGTCCCATCACTACATGTCCTTGTAAAAATGTCTCTTTAGCCTTTCTGCAGGTCCCCTTAGAATCTTAGATTCCTTGCACAGCAGTAACCCCACACACTTAAAGGCAGTATGTAGATCAGAGTACTTACTGTCCAAAACTTGATAAAGTACTGCAAATCTGTTGCAGCGATGAAAAGGCAATATAGTAGTGAGTAAGccaagaagagaagaaaaaatttataaTTGGAGAACCCTACACAGTTGTTCACCctgataaaaacaaacaaataaacatgtAAGAATGAAATGTCATGaaagttttctttgctttcatccAGTTTAAATGAAACTTATTTACTATAAAAACATTTATACCAGCATGTAAACCAAGTTTTACTTCCTATCTCTGCTGCCTCAAGCTACTGGAATGGATTTAGCTTCAATTTGCAAATTAGTGGAGTAACCCAAAtcaaaacaccaccaccacaaaaaagccccaacaacTTTACCAGGTAACACTGCTTTCAACAGCTTACTGAAATCATATTTTCACTTATGGCATGAAACTTCTTCTCAGCACATCTGATGTAAATGTGATTGCAGTTCACTTTTGTTTTTAGTTTGCAGGTAAGTATCCATGTTATACCATTAGGCATACTGCATGGTAACAGGGACAGTAACAAGCCAGGAACAGAAACTTGACTGAATTTTGTGAGAATAAAAGCAGTCTCATTTAATCCAGATATCCTCCTTCATTAATCATACTATATACTTAAAACTTCTCATACTAAAAAGCTTCTTAGTAAGATTCTCAAACGTAAGAGCATTCATAGGAGAGTCCTAAAAATACTTATATTTACATTAAATGAGAGAAGTGCTACTCTGGAGCAGAAAACATTCCATATCAGTGACAACATGATAGGTAATAAGACATTAGAAATACAtctaaatgttaaaataaatctcattttatcaTTTTCACGTATGGGCTTTAAGATCACGCGCCTCCCATTTGCAAAGTTTTTTATACACAATAATGAGAAAGTAGTATACACTCTGATGATGAGGGTGCATTTAGTACCACAGTAGCTTCCCATTAGAGACAACATACCAAGTATTATGAATTTTAGAGTGCTATTAAACACATAATGATATTCCATCcaccaaatgaaaaaatattggaGCACTCCCCAAGGGCAGTTTATAGGTAAACTGCTTCCTCTTTTATTTGGTTGCATCGAGAAGCTAATCAAAATTATCTATGCACTAACCTTGACATAACTCTTCATGTGAGTTTAAAAAACCTAACTGATACTGTCAGTTCAATTTGCTATCAAAAAGATCAGCCAATCAAAAGAAGACAGCATCCATAAAGATACTTGTGTATTGATAAATAATTCTAAAAATGTGTGGTGAGGCTCAACTTTAGCTTCCAGAAGTGCAGGGCAAGTTGCCACAACTGCTCTCTTCTTTAGGGAGATGGTGATGCTAGTGGCAGAAGACATCCTAATCAGATAAGGGTAAAATCttcaaaacaacaaagaaattttCACTGTACCTTACTGTTACCCGTTCTCAGGGTGGGTAGTGAGTTGGGTCAGTTTGTTCTATGTTTTGTTTAGACAAAACATAACATCTTGGCTAAAtagaaaattttgcattttcatttaaacatgCAGCAATAGCTAAGCATTCCTATTAACCACAATTAAGCACTCCCAACAGATTGTTCTAATTGAAGAAAAAggatatatatttatacactCATCATTATCCTTATTGAAAACTGAACATAAAATTCTCCACGGTGAAACGGGCTTTTTCATTATAGATGTAAAAGTAAGCAACTCCACAATAAACTGCAAGCAATTCAGGTTTAAGTTTTCTATGATAATCCTACTTTCCTTTCAGGATACTTATTTTTGAACTGCTATTACTTAAGACATTGTTTGatgtgagaaaagaaatatcaaGTGAAATGTTATTCTCCAAAGATTACATGTCTTGTATCAAAGATAGATTTCTTTGTAACTGCTGTTTTGCACAATGGCATGTGGCACACGTGTCAAAATAAACTTGCATGAATTATTATGCTCCCTTCAAATTTGACAAGGCCCCAGACTGCAGAGGTCTTACTGGAAAAGAATCTCCTTCATCAGAACACTGAAGAGAAGGTAAACACCAAGGTTTTGTAATTGTACTGTTTGAGCATGTAGCACCAAATCTCAAACCTCAAGAACAGTGGTTAGATTTGAAGTCCAACATTTCTGAGAAAGAGCCAAACTGATAAATATACCAGCAACCAGCTAAATAATGGTATGCTATTGCAGTGAAACATTCATACAGTCAGAACAGTCCAGAATAACAATTTGGATTACAGCTAACATTTTAAATGCTCCATTTTCAAGTacaaaaagaatatatataatCCTGTCTGATGGGCTAGCTTACTGAAAATGCCaggcaaagaaataatttacaaGGCACTGAAGGTGATGAGACTCAGCTAACAAAAAACATCACAGAATCCAGGAGGTGCTAACTATTTGGATCACTCAAAAGATAAAGGAGAGATGTTTTGAATTATTCCTAAGGTATTCCTAAATGCACTGTGTTAGTACTAAGAGTGTTATATACAAACAGTATTTTTGGTGATGCCTCAAACCTTTGGTTTCCCACCTGCAGGTCCATCTGGATATAGTGAGTAGCAGCAGCACTAGAAATCCCCAATGGATCACTTAAACCTTTCAGAGTAGTTAGTGGGCAGTTAGcattaaatttttctgtttatcaCAGCCCTTCCATTAGCACAGGAGTGACAGCCAAATAAAGCCTCCAGAGAGCAGAAGACAGCTAACTTGGGGCCAGGACATGACAACCTCTCATTTACCTCTGCCTTCCAAGAGCTTCATCTTACTGTCCACAGGTTATTTTACCCATCCCCTCTCCAGAAATCCTTCTCCTGGCAGAATATGAAATTAGAGAGACAGctctcattgctgtttccctgctctccctaAGCATCATGCGagttcttttccccttccttcccacccaacTTGCTCCCACCAAAAAATCACAacatgaaaagcagagcagaacctAATGATGCTCAGAGGGGCTGAAGCCCATCCACTATACTGAACTTTACCCTTACTTTTGTTGGCAAGATAGCCACATATTTCCCTAAGAACctttaaacacaggaaaaatatcaaGCTTGATCAGCACCTCTGCAGTATTTCAAAACTCTTTCATCTCTTCCACATGGTTCTTTTTTTAGGGTGAGCAAGGAACTGTGAACATCTGCtcaaattaggaaaaaacacACAATACCTCTTTTTCTAATGCATTTCTCTTAGTTGGAGTACAAAAGGAACACCTCTCCATCAAGAAGCATTATACATCTCTCAATTACCTtccctatttttatttctttttttgcaccCATTGCTCATTAGATTAAAACCAATGAGCAGTGTAAATACTCTCTCAAACTGGGAATGTTTACGTTGTTAAATTAAGAAGAGTGCAAACATATATAGTAAGCAAATGTTACtgacaggaaaacagaatttttctaGAAGTTTCTGCCCTAGTGAAATAACACCTGACTGTCCCTTTACACAAAACCTAAGTACTGCTTATAATCTGCTATTTGATACAATGggtttttattctgaatttgaAGTTTACATGAAGGACATTTTCATgtaaaagcacaaaataatcCTGAAGAGACCACAGAGCTTATAAGAAGTGTTTATAACACTGAATATTAGTAGTCATATAGAGACTTTTCACTGGTATTTTGTCAGAAATAGCCTGACAACTCTTTACTGGTTTTCTTACAGTTTTTGACAAGGCAGCTagtaaaaagctgaaaaaatgaaaCTATCTTTTTTGTTCTAAGAAATTGGTTCCACATTCAATGGTTTTACCTGTTTGCTTTGTTGTGGccttgtttgttgttgttgttgtgggtttttttaagaagcccactactactactactgaACATCCTCAATTTTCACATGCTGATTATCCCTACAGCACAAAAACTCTGCCCTACCCTGCTAACTGCTTCTTTCAATTGTATCTACCCTGTAGATGCAAAATAAGATGAGATGcttaaaatcaa encodes:
- the ZDHHC2 gene encoding palmitoyltransferase ZDHHC2; translation: MTNIGEKVVCLVAYHIFFMLFVWSYWKTIFTLPMNPSKEFHLSYSDKESLEREPRGESQQEVLRRAAKDLPIYTRTMSGAIRYCDRCHLVKPDRCHHCSVCDKCILKMDHHCPWVNNCVGFSNYKFFLLFLAYSLLYCLFIAATDLQYFIKFWTNGLPDTQAKFHIMFLFFAAAMFSVSLSSLFGYHCWLVSKNKSTLEVFRAPIFRHRTDKNGFSLGFSKNLRQVFGDEKKYWLLPVFSSLGDGCSFPTCLVNQDPEQASTPGGLNATSKSENHLFPAKPLRDSQSHLLTDAPSWPETAAKADKGKVGMSNPALTMENET